The following coding sequences lie in one Arachis ipaensis cultivar K30076 chromosome B05, Araip1.1, whole genome shotgun sequence genomic window:
- the LOC107640217 gene encoding uncharacterized protein LOC107640217, which produces MMFMNKDSDPILCRTFPTFLDGVALIWFSNLSEGSISNFDELADQFVNHFAASKIYVHNSDYLSTIKQGPNESLKDYMTRFAEVTNEIPNLNPEVHLHAMKSGLRPGKFQESIVIAKPKTLAKFRKKATTQIQVEEFRALRRADKPTLSRDEERQNRQSNNRMDTRTAGTYQDHRHVDRSKYCAFYQKYGHTTDHCVIAKDVLEKLARQGLLDKYIDSQGRKRSTDDLGQQSKPTDNSRDKGKKVDNDINPPRRIINCISGGFAGGGCTNSTRKRSYRAMMTMTESTTSQPVDKDRLEISFIPKDYKANDRN; this is translated from the exons ATGATGTTCATGAATAAGGACTCCGACCCGATCTTATGCCGCACTTTCCCAACTTTCCTAGATGGAGTTGCCCTGATTTGGTTTTCCAACCTCTCTGAAGGATCCATTTCTAACTTCGACGAACTAGCAGACCAGTTCGTCAACCACTTCGCCGCATCCAAAATATACGTCCATAACTCTGATTACCTAAGTACCATCAAACAGGGACCGAACGAAAGCCTAAAAGACTACATGACCAGGTTTGCCGAAGTAACCAACGAAATACCTAATCTAAACCCCGAAGTCCATCTCCATGCCATGAAGAGCGGCCTCCGACCAGGGAAATTCCAAGAATCCATAGTCATTGCAAAACCGAAAACCCTGGCCAAGTTCCGCAAAAAAGCAACTACCCAGATCCAGGTGGAAGAATTTCGGGCATTACGAAGAGCAGATAAACCTACCCTAAGCAGAGATGAGGAAAGGCAAAACAGACAATCAAACAACAGAATGGATACGAGAAC GGCCGGTACATATCAAGACCATCGCCATGTGGACAGATCAAAGTATTGTGCCTTCTACCAGAAGTACGGCCACACCACCGACCACTGCGTAATAGCCAAGGACGTCCTCGAAAAGCTCGCCCGCCAAGGACTACTGGACAAATATATTGACAGCCAAGGAAGGAAGCGAAGCACAGATGATCTCGGCCAACAATCCAAACCGACCGACAACTCCCGAGATAAAGGGAAAAAGGTAGATAACGATATCAATCCACCGCGCAGAATAATAAACTGCATTTCTGGTGGTTTTGCAGGTGGCGGATGTACAAATTCGACACGAAAAAGGTCGTACCGAGCTATGATGACGATGACAGAATCCACCACATCCCAACCGGTCGATAAGGACAGATTGGAAATCTCATTCATCCCCAAAGACTATAAAGCAAATGATCGAAACTAG